From Thunnus albacares chromosome 22, fThuAlb1.1, whole genome shotgun sequence, the proteins below share one genomic window:
- the LOC122973942 gene encoding GTPase IMAP family member 7-like, whose protein sequence is MEGSNTRRIVLLGKTGTGKSSLANTIFGEATFKINHFNDLKTHFSEAETKPVNGRSITLIDTPGFFDPGRSEEDMKPEMVRCITECAPGPHAFLIVLKVEKFTKQEKAVITKICEYFSVDAFKYAAVVLTQGDQLPEGMKIEEFVSESEHMSDLVRKCGGRCHVVDNKYWKNKQQDEYRSNQFQVAELLNTIDKIVLENNGGYYTNEMLQTVEREIQKEEERIRQSSGNMTQEEIRQQAKSRVLEKRLNKAPRTWISGFVGLAIIAGLLATVSAVLIKSKFMKVLTGVYHYLMNK, encoded by the exons ATGGAAG GGTCAAACACAAGGAGGATTGTCCTCCTGGGGAAAACTGGAACTGGGAAGAGCAGCCTGGCTAACACCATATTCGGAGAGGCCACATtcaaaataaaccattttaatgacttgaaaacacatttttctgaagCAGAAACCAAACCTGTCAATGGAAGAAGCATCACTTTGATCGACACTCCTGGTTTCTTTGACCCAGGCAGGTCTGAGGAGGACATGAAACCTGAGATGGTGAGGTGTATCACTGAGTGCGCTCCTGGGCCTCATGCTTTTCTCATTGTGCTTAAAGTGGAGAAATTCACCAAGCAGGAGAAAGCTGTCATCAcaaaaatatgtgaatatttctctGTTGATGCTTTCAAATATGCTGCAGTTGTCTTAACCCAGGGTGACCAGCTCCCAGAAGGGATGAAGATTGAGGAGTTTGTCAGTGAAAGTGAGCATATGAGTGATCTGGTGAGGAAGTGCGGCGGCCGGTGCCATGTTGTTGATAATAAATACTGGAAGAACAAACAGCAGGATGAATACAGGAGCAACCAGTTCCAGGTGGCAGAGCTGCTCAACACCATAGACAAGATAGTGCTGGAAAACAATGGAGGCTACTACACCAATGAAATGCTGCAAACAGtggagagagaaatacagaaagaggaagagcgCATCAGACAGTCATCAGGAAACATGACACAGGAAGAGATCAGACAGCAGGCTAAAAGCAGAGTCCTTGAGAAACGTTTGAACAAAGCACCACGGACATGGATTAGTGGTTTTGTGGGTTTGGCAATCATAGCTGGATTACTAGCAACTGTCTCAGCTGTGTTGATCAAGTCAAAATTTATGAAGGTATTAACAGGGGTATACCACTATTTGATGAACAAGTAA